From a region of the Stenotrophomonas sp. BIO128-Bstrain genome:
- the fucP gene encoding L-fucose:H+ symporter permease, translated as MPISPTPRLPSSSSAAPVVNTRVALAVATTIFFMWGFLTCLNDILIPHLKAVFDLTYARAMLVQFTFFGAYFLMSVPASRLVARLGYKNGIVAGLAIAAVGALGFWPAAELRVYEAFLGALFVLATGITVLQVAANPYVALLGPEQTASSRLTLAQALNSLGTAIAPIFGGLLILGNTVKSADEINVLPMAEQLAYRTQEAQSVQGPYVGLAIALVLLAVFVYLFRLPALNETTEQNSGDKHTLMEALRHRHVRFGVLGIFFYVGAEVAVGSVLVNYLSLPNIGGFSEQQATHYVSAYWTMAMIGRFAGSAIMTRFSPRLLLTLFASMNVALLALTMLTQGQVALYSVVAIGLFNSIMFPTIFALSIERLGTLTTKASSLLIMAIVGGALIPVLQGKLADHIGLQPSFILPLLCYGYIIFYGLWGSRPAAGIRQGA; from the coding sequence ATGCCCATCTCTCCAACGCCCCGCCTCCCATCCTCATCCTCCGCCGCGCCCGTGGTGAACACGCGCGTTGCGCTGGCCGTGGCGACCACGATCTTCTTCATGTGGGGCTTCCTCACCTGCCTCAATGACATCCTGATCCCGCATCTGAAGGCCGTGTTCGATCTGACCTACGCCCGCGCGATGCTGGTGCAGTTCACCTTCTTCGGCGCGTACTTCCTGATGTCGGTGCCGGCCAGTCGCCTGGTCGCACGGCTGGGCTACAAGAACGGCATCGTGGCCGGCCTTGCCATCGCGGCAGTGGGCGCGCTCGGCTTCTGGCCCGCGGCCGAGCTGCGCGTGTATGAAGCCTTCCTGGGTGCGCTGTTCGTGCTGGCCACGGGTATCACTGTCCTGCAGGTGGCGGCCAACCCGTATGTGGCGCTGCTCGGTCCGGAACAGACGGCGTCGAGCCGACTGACCCTGGCCCAGGCGCTGAACTCGCTGGGGACCGCGATCGCGCCGATCTTCGGTGGCCTGCTCATCCTGGGCAACACCGTCAAGAGTGCGGACGAGATCAATGTGCTGCCGATGGCCGAACAGCTGGCCTATCGCACCCAGGAAGCCCAGTCGGTGCAGGGCCCGTATGTCGGCCTGGCAATCGCGCTGGTCCTGCTTGCCGTGTTCGTCTATCTGTTCCGCCTGCCGGCACTGAATGAGACGACCGAGCAGAACAGCGGCGACAAGCACACCCTGATGGAGGCGCTGCGTCACCGCCACGTCCGGTTCGGCGTGCTCGGCATCTTCTTCTACGTGGGTGCGGAAGTGGCGGTCGGCAGCGTGCTCGTGAACTACCTGTCGCTGCCGAACATCGGTGGCTTCAGCGAACAGCAGGCCACGCATTACGTCTCTGCGTACTGGACGATGGCGATGATCGGCCGCTTTGCCGGTTCGGCCATCATGACCCGCTTCTCGCCGCGTCTGCTGCTGACCCTGTTCGCCAGCATGAACGTGGCGCTGCTGGCGCTGACCATGCTCACCCAGGGGCAGGTGGCGTTGTACTCGGTGGTGGCGATCGGCCTGTTCAATTCGATCATGTTCCCGACGATCTTCGCGCTGAGCATCGAACGCCTGGGCACGCTGACCACCAAGGCGTCGAGCCTGCTGATCATGGCGATCGTCGGCGGGGCGCTGATCCCGGTCCTGCAGGGCAAGCTGGCCGACCATATCGGCCTGCAGCCGTCCTTCATCCTGCCGCTGCTGTGCTACGGCTACATCATCTTCTACGGCCTGTGGGGCTCGCGCCCGGCCGCTGGAATCCGCCAGGGAGCTTGA
- a CDS encoding carbohydrate kinase, giving the protein MSKIVCFGEILIDLLAQPPATPDTPRAFLQYAGGAPANVAVAAARLGADTHFAGMLGQDMFGDFLAESLASAGVATDCIVRTDAAKTALAFVALDASGERSFSFYRPPAADLLFRSAHFHPNCFEGTRSFHVCSNSLTEAEIAEATLEGMRRARQAGAMVSLDLNLRPALWPTGVDPLPRLWEALSLADLVKLSREELEYLAVSVPGGDAAVVARLLAAQAQAVVITDGAAPIRWHTRHTHGVLTGFRVTTVDSTAAGDAFVGGLLFGIGERGGDGTGFAAFCDDPAALVEAIRFGAAVGALAVTRKGAFAAMPSRDEVQHLLQQQQDDAA; this is encoded by the coding sequence ATGTCCAAGATTGTTTGTTTCGGCGAGATTTTGATCGATCTACTTGCCCAGCCACCGGCCACCCCGGACACCCCGCGTGCCTTCCTGCAGTATGCCGGCGGTGCGCCCGCCAACGTCGCCGTTGCTGCGGCGCGGCTTGGGGCGGACACCCATTTCGCCGGCATGCTCGGCCAGGACATGTTCGGCGACTTCCTCGCCGAGAGTCTGGCCAGTGCCGGCGTGGCGACCGACTGCATCGTGCGTACCGACGCGGCGAAGACCGCGCTGGCGTTCGTGGCACTGGATGCCAGCGGCGAGCGCAGCTTCAGCTTCTACCGCCCGCCGGCGGCGGACCTGCTGTTCCGCAGTGCGCACTTCCATCCGAACTGCTTTGAAGGCACGCGCAGCTTCCATGTGTGCTCCAACAGCCTGACCGAGGCCGAGATCGCCGAGGCGACGCTGGAGGGCATGCGCCGCGCGCGCCAGGCCGGTGCGATGGTCAGCCTCGACCTCAACCTGCGCCCGGCGCTGTGGCCGACCGGTGTCGACCCGCTGCCGCGGTTGTGGGAAGCGCTGTCGCTGGCCGATCTGGTCAAGCTTTCGCGCGAAGAACTCGAGTATCTGGCGGTCTCGGTGCCGGGCGGTGACGCCGCCGTGGTCGCGCGTCTGCTCGCCGCGCAGGCGCAGGCGGTGGTGATCACCGACGGTGCCGCGCCGATCCGCTGGCATACCCGCCACACCCACGGCGTACTCACCGGCTTCCGCGTCACCACGGTCGATTCCACTGCGGCGGGCGATGCCTTTGTCGGCGGGCTGCTGTTCGGCATCGGCGAGCGCGGTGGCGACGGGACGGGCTTTGCCGCCTTCTGCGACGACCCCGCCGCGCTGGTGGAGGCGATCCGTTTCGGTGCGGCCGTCGGTGCGCTCGCGGTCACCCGCAAGGGCGCCTTCGCCGCGATGCCCAGCCGTGATGAAGTCCAGCACCTGCTCCAGCAACAACAGGATGACGCCGCATGA
- a CDS encoding GH92 family glycosyl hydrolase, translated as MLQAAPAALEREVNTFIGSKDDGNTFPGASAPFGLIQVSPIGEHYAGWRYDDPKIRGFGHSFLSGAGCWEQGGQVSVLPVTGSIGPGGDFNTDDAKSFDHKRYASSYTHDGEVGQAGYYKVRLTNYGGIDAEATARTRAAAERYTFAADAGTGHVLVNLGQANERHSVIGSVVDVVGDRAVEGKLVTKSFCGGHQYTTWFRIEFDRPFKSFGTWGEGGGLPGARHGMEGELKPSGAWLSFDLGKGRAVTAVSAISHVDAEGARANLRSDGMQGDRLLGFDQVRQMAQQQWRKELAAVRVQGGSNDDRTVLYTALYHALLQPLTGSDADGRYRGYDDNIHRADGWTYYEYFSLWDTYRAQNQWLALTKPEVARDIGRTLLAIEAQGGWLPRWGYANFETNVMTGDPVTPFLVDLWRFGALAGREGEAYTALRKNAFEVPPMNSRHAGRSGNPSYLANGYVQYDRAFPSKGMDVDPHHGGSATLEYALADCALAQMADGLGHTADAGVLRERGRNWRKVWDPSVRDEEGDFNGFPRPRMEDGAWYLPADGKYSPRSHHGFHEGTAWQYQWLAQQDVPGLVQAMHGREQAARRLDTFFAYDALVTSPLTAARKEWVVGPYSYYNQYRYNPNNEPDLHAPWMYTLIGQPWKTATVVRAAQQLFTNAPNGVTGNDDLGTMSAWYLFSALGLYPAVPGSGEFLLHTPRFARAEIDLGQGRTLTLKAPGADGRKLQYVQNVQVDGRAHAPVWLDWAQLQRGGTIAFALGGTAPENGWGTQAEALPASFCATPGAALE; from the coding sequence ATGCTGCAGGCCGCGCCCGCCGCGCTGGAGCGCGAGGTCAACACCTTCATCGGCAGCAAGGACGATGGCAATACGTTCCCGGGTGCCTCGGCGCCGTTCGGCCTGATCCAGGTCAGCCCGATCGGTGAGCACTACGCCGGGTGGCGCTACGACGATCCGAAGATCCGGGGTTTCGGGCATTCCTTCCTCTCCGGTGCGGGCTGCTGGGAGCAGGGCGGCCAGGTCTCGGTCCTGCCGGTGACCGGCAGCATCGGCCCGGGCGGCGACTTCAATACCGACGACGCCAAGAGCTTCGATCACAAGCGCTACGCCTCCAGCTATACCCACGATGGCGAAGTCGGGCAGGCGGGCTACTACAAGGTGCGCCTGACCAACTACGGCGGCATCGATGCCGAAGCCACCGCACGCACCCGTGCCGCGGCCGAGCGTTACACCTTCGCCGCCGATGCAGGCACCGGCCACGTGCTGGTGAACCTCGGCCAGGCCAACGAGCGCCATTCGGTGATCGGCAGCGTGGTCGATGTGGTCGGCGACCGCGCCGTGGAAGGCAAGCTGGTCACCAAGAGCTTCTGCGGTGGCCATCAGTACACCACGTGGTTCCGCATCGAGTTCGACCGCCCGTTCAAGTCGTTCGGCACCTGGGGCGAGGGCGGTGGCCTGCCCGGCGCCCGCCATGGCATGGAAGGTGAGCTCAAGCCGAGTGGCGCCTGGCTCAGCTTCGACCTGGGCAAGGGCCGCGCGGTGACCGCGGTCAGCGCGATCTCCCACGTGGATGCCGAAGGCGCGCGCGCCAACCTGCGCAGCGATGGCATGCAGGGCGACCGCCTGCTTGGTTTCGACCAGGTGCGGCAGATGGCACAGCAGCAGTGGCGCAAGGAACTGGCGGCCGTGCGTGTGCAGGGCGGCAGCAACGATGACCGTACCGTGCTCTACACCGCGCTGTACCACGCGCTGCTGCAGCCACTGACCGGCAGCGATGCCGACGGCCGTTACCGTGGCTACGACGACAACATCCATCGCGCTGACGGCTGGACCTACTACGAGTACTTCTCGCTGTGGGATACCTACCGCGCGCAGAACCAGTGGCTGGCCCTGACCAAGCCGGAGGTCGCGCGCGACATCGGCCGCACGCTGCTGGCCATCGAGGCGCAGGGCGGTTGGCTGCCGCGCTGGGGCTATGCCAACTTCGAAACCAACGTAATGACCGGTGATCCGGTGACGCCGTTCCTGGTCGACCTGTGGCGTTTCGGCGCGCTGGCCGGCCGCGAGGGCGAGGCCTACACCGCGCTGCGCAAGAACGCCTTCGAGGTGCCGCCGATGAACTCGCGTCATGCAGGCCGTTCGGGCAACCCGAGCTACCTGGCCAACGGCTACGTGCAGTACGACCGCGCCTTCCCCTCCAAGGGCATGGACGTGGACCCGCACCACGGGGGCTCGGCAACGCTGGAATACGCGCTGGCCGACTGCGCGCTGGCGCAGATGGCCGATGGCCTCGGTCATACTGCCGATGCCGGCGTGCTGCGTGAGCGTGGCCGCAACTGGCGCAAGGTGTGGGACCCGTCGGTGCGTGACGAGGAGGGCGATTTCAACGGCTTCCCGCGGCCGCGCATGGAAGATGGCGCGTGGTACCTGCCGGCCGATGGCAAGTACAGCCCGCGCTCGCACCATGGCTTCCATGAAGGCACTGCGTGGCAGTACCAGTGGCTGGCGCAGCAGGACGTGCCGGGCCTGGTCCAGGCCATGCACGGCCGCGAGCAGGCCGCTCGCCGCCTGGACACGTTCTTCGCCTACGACGCGCTGGTGACCTCGCCGCTGACCGCCGCACGCAAGGAATGGGTGGTTGGCCCGTACAGCTACTACAACCAGTACCGCTACAACCCGAACAACGAGCCGGATCTGCATGCACCGTGGATGTACACGCTGATCGGCCAGCCGTGGAAGACCGCCACCGTGGTGCGCGCCGCGCAGCAGCTGTTCACCAACGCGCCCAACGGGGTCACCGGCAACGATGACCTGGGCACGATGTCGGCCTGGTACCTGTTCAGCGCACTCGGCCTGTACCCGGCCGTGCCGGGCAGCGGCGAGTTCCTGCTGCATACCCCGCGCTTCGCCCGCGCCGAGATCGATCTGGGCCAGGGCAGGACGCTCACCCTGAAGGCACCGGGCGCCGACGGCCGCAAGCTGCAGTACGTCCAGAATGTCCAGGTCGATGGCCGCGCGCATGCGCCGGTGTGGCTGGACTGGGCGCAGCTGCAGCGCGGTGGCACCATCGCCTTCGCGCTGGGCGGCACCGCGCCGGAGAATGGCTGGGGCACCCAGGCCGAGGCGCTGCCAGCCTCGTTCTGCGCCACCCCGGGCGCGGCGCTCGAATGA
- a CDS encoding LacI family DNA-binding transcriptional regulator, with protein sequence MKDKATPAGKGTRAVTVTDIAEAIGVSRATVSLVLRGSPLVNVDTRAKVEAELRRQRYVYNRGAANLRRRTSSSVALVINDLSNPFFAEFASGVDEALGGKGFVTLLGSTGESPERQQAVLTTLMEHMPAGLILSPAEGSDAGQLRQVLGHANVLLFNRELPGADWDFLTLDNQQGAYLATRHLIEQGHRRIAFYGGHAVSSSCHQRRTGYAQALVEAGMPVQPEWLIETSPSRLDAAARTGELFALDAVPTAAVCYNDSVALGLMLGLASRGVQPGRDFAVTGFDDISEASVASPPLTTLTVNPRERGRQAAELLLLRLDHPDAAPARTVAPVQLRVRESSGAMTV encoded by the coding sequence ATGAAAGACAAGGCCACCCCCGCCGGCAAAGGCACGCGCGCGGTCACCGTGACCGACATCGCCGAAGCGATCGGCGTGTCGCGCGCGACCGTCTCGCTGGTGCTGCGTGGCAGCCCGCTGGTCAATGTCGACACCCGTGCCAAGGTGGAGGCCGAACTGCGGCGCCAGCGCTATGTCTACAACCGTGGCGCGGCCAATCTGCGCCGGCGTACCTCATCCAGCGTGGCGCTGGTCATCAACGACCTGTCCAACCCGTTCTTCGCCGAGTTCGCCTCCGGGGTGGACGAAGCGCTGGGCGGCAAGGGCTTCGTGACCCTGCTTGGCAGCACCGGTGAATCGCCGGAGCGGCAGCAGGCAGTGCTGACGACGTTGATGGAGCACATGCCGGCCGGGCTGATCCTGTCGCCCGCCGAAGGCAGCGATGCCGGGCAGCTGCGCCAGGTGCTCGGGCACGCCAACGTGCTGCTGTTCAACCGCGAGCTGCCCGGTGCCGACTGGGACTTCCTGACCCTGGACAACCAGCAGGGTGCCTACCTGGCCACGCGGCATCTGATCGAGCAGGGCCACCGCCGCATCGCGTTCTATGGCGGCCATGCGGTCTCCAGTTCCTGCCATCAGCGCCGTACCGGCTATGCGCAGGCCCTGGTGGAAGCTGGCATGCCGGTGCAGCCGGAGTGGCTGATCGAAACCTCGCCCAGCCGCCTGGATGCGGCCGCGCGCACCGGCGAGCTGTTCGCGCTGGATGCCGTGCCGACCGCAGCGGTCTGCTACAACGACAGCGTCGCGCTGGGTCTGATGCTGGGCCTGGCCTCGCGTGGCGTGCAGCCGGGCCGCGATTTCGCGGTGACCGGTTTCGATGATATTTCCGAGGCCTCGGTGGCATCGCCGCCGCTGACCACGCTGACCGTCAACCCGCGCGAACGCGGGCGACAGGCAGCCGAACTGCTGCTGCTGCGTCTGGATCATCCCGACGCCGCACCGGCCCGTACCGTTGCACCGGTCCAGCTCCGCGTTCGCGAGAGCAGCGGCGCGATGACTGTCTGA